A region from the Leptospira neocaledonica genome encodes:
- a CDS encoding ethanolamine ammonia-lyase subunit EutB: MGYKTVLGRKSYVFPDLKTLLAKASPLRSGDQLAGIAASTQEERVAAQMSLADLHLSEFLNIELIPGENDEVTRLIFDSHDRSAFSKISSFTVGEFRDFLLKENTDSELISKIRDGITPEMAAAVSKLMSNQDLILVSKKSPVVTKFRNTIGLPGRLSARLQPNHPTDDPKGIAASILDGLLLGSGDAVIGINPATDNVPTVIALLRMIDSIIQKYSIPTQSCVLCHVTTSIKAMEEGAPLDLVFQSIGGSEALNKSFGVNLSILEESRQMALELNRGTVGNNVMYFETGQGSGLSAGAHFGVDQQTLEARAYAVAKKFDPLLVNTVVGFIGPEYLYNGKQILRAGLEDHFCGKLLGLPMGVDVCYTNHADADQDDMDTLLTLLGAAGCNYIMGVPGADDVMLSYQSTSFHDALYLRQIFGLKPAPEFESWLLEKGLFESSKQFLPKENPGKLLLEGILEDKAG, encoded by the coding sequence ATGGGTTACAAAACCGTTCTTGGTAGGAAGTCCTACGTATTTCCTGACTTAAAAACATTATTGGCGAAGGCGAGTCCGCTACGTTCCGGAGACCAATTGGCCGGGATTGCAGCCTCTACTCAGGAAGAAAGAGTGGCTGCCCAAATGTCTTTGGCAGATCTACATCTATCAGAATTTCTGAATATAGAATTGATCCCAGGAGAAAATGATGAGGTTACTCGGCTGATTTTTGATTCTCATGATCGATCAGCATTTTCCAAAATTTCCTCCTTTACTGTAGGAGAATTCCGCGACTTTCTTTTGAAAGAAAATACGGACTCCGAATTGATCTCAAAGATCCGAGACGGGATCACTCCTGAGATGGCTGCTGCTGTTTCCAAACTCATGTCCAATCAGGATTTGATCTTGGTTTCTAAAAAATCTCCTGTAGTGACCAAGTTTCGAAATACGATCGGTCTTCCTGGGAGATTGTCCGCACGTTTACAGCCCAATCATCCCACAGATGATCCTAAAGGAATTGCCGCTAGCATCTTGGATGGGCTTTTATTAGGAAGCGGAGACGCTGTGATCGGGATCAACCCGGCGACCGATAATGTTCCTACTGTAATTGCACTTCTTAGGATGATAGATTCTATCATCCAAAAATATTCTATTCCAACTCAGTCTTGCGTGCTCTGCCATGTAACCACTTCTATAAAAGCAATGGAAGAAGGTGCTCCTCTTGATCTGGTATTCCAATCTATAGGTGGAAGTGAGGCTCTGAATAAAAGTTTCGGAGTGAACTTAAGTATTTTAGAAGAATCCAGGCAGATGGCTTTGGAACTGAACAGAGGAACTGTTGGAAATAATGTGATGTATTTCGAAACGGGACAAGGGAGTGGATTGTCTGCGGGTGCTCATTTCGGTGTGGACCAACAAACCTTAGAGGCGAGGGCATATGCAGTCGCAAAAAAATTCGATCCACTTCTTGTGAATACGGTTGTTGGTTTTATAGGACCTGAATATCTATATAATGGAAAACAAATATTAAGGGCAGGCTTAGAAGATCATTTTTGCGGAAAACTTTTGGGCCTTCCGATGGGTGTGGACGTATGTTACACTAATCATGCAGATGCGGACCAAGACGATATGGATACATTGCTCACATTGCTTGGAGCGGCCGGATGTAATTATATTATGGGAGTTCCAGGCGCGGATGATGTGATGTTGTCCTATCAAAGTACTTCGTTCCATGACGCATTGTATCTTCGACAAATTTTCGGGCTTAAACCTGCTCCCGAGTTTGAATCTTGGCTTTTGGAGAAAGGGCTTTTTGAATCTAGCAAACAATTCCTTCCTAAAGAAAATCCGGGCAAACTTCTACTCGAAGGAATATTAGAGGATAAGGCCGGATGA
- the eat gene encoding ethanolamine permease, translating to MESKEEFSRTLGPWLLWGLGVGYVISGMYFGWNLGLPVGGTLGLGIATLLIILLYVCFSFSYTELACMIPKAGGAFDYGREALGNAWAYLVGTAQLIEFLFAPPAIAAAIGAYFSLFLPGIDPIWIAIVAYLLFTILNIIGVKFAASFEFGITILAVFELLLFSGLTLPSFSWEKFSSNPLPNGWTGALSSLPFAVWFFLAIEGVANVAEETKDPQKNILIGFGSALGTLVALCGMVFFSSIGVGGWEMIVYPEPGAAASDYPLPLALRKLYGESGWAFHLLITIGLFGLIASFHGIILAGGRASFEFGRANFLPKFFGKIHPRFKTPANALMANTIFGIAALCTGKTSELITLSAFGALLLYFCSMISFFVLRKKQPDRERPFMVPGGKILPSIALVLSAIVLSVSAWQHPILFGIFVLILGSGLVWARSAIFAK from the coding sequence ATGGAATCAAAAGAAGAATTCAGTCGAACCCTGGGCCCTTGGCTACTTTGGGGTTTAGGAGTCGGATACGTAATTTCAGGCATGTATTTCGGTTGGAATCTGGGTTTACCGGTAGGTGGAACCTTAGGGTTGGGAATTGCCACCTTACTGATCATTCTGCTATATGTTTGCTTTTCTTTCAGTTACACAGAACTCGCATGTATGATCCCCAAAGCTGGGGGAGCATTCGACTACGGTAGAGAAGCTCTTGGAAATGCCTGGGCTTATCTCGTTGGCACCGCTCAGTTGATAGAATTTTTATTTGCACCCCCTGCGATTGCAGCGGCGATCGGAGCCTACTTCTCCTTATTTTTGCCGGGAATCGATCCGATCTGGATTGCAATCGTTGCTTATTTGCTCTTTACGATCTTGAATATAATCGGAGTGAAATTCGCAGCATCATTCGAGTTTGGAATTACTATATTAGCAGTTTTTGAATTACTTTTATTTTCAGGGCTTACACTTCCTAGTTTCTCTTGGGAGAAGTTTTCCTCTAATCCATTGCCTAACGGTTGGACAGGGGCATTGTCTTCTTTACCATTTGCAGTTTGGTTTTTCTTGGCGATAGAAGGAGTAGCAAATGTCGCGGAAGAAACCAAAGATCCTCAAAAAAATATACTGATCGGATTTGGATCTGCATTAGGCACCTTAGTTGCACTTTGTGGGATGGTATTTTTTTCTTCTATTGGAGTAGGGGGATGGGAGATGATCGTGTATCCTGAACCGGGAGCTGCTGCCTCCGATTATCCTTTGCCTCTCGCATTACGTAAATTATACGGGGAATCCGGTTGGGCATTCCATCTTTTAATTACGATCGGACTATTTGGACTCATTGCCTCTTTTCATGGGATCATTTTGGCCGGGGGAAGAGCCAGTTTCGAATTTGGAAGAGCGAACTTTCTTCCTAAATTTTTTGGAAAGATCCATCCTAGATTCAAAACACCCGCTAATGCTTTGATGGCAAATACGATCTTCGGGATCGCGGCATTATGTACCGGAAAAACATCCGAGCTGATTACGTTGTCTGCATTCGGTGCATTACTTTTATATTTTTGTTCTATGATCAGCTTCTTTGTGCTCCGGAAAAAACAACCAGACAGAGAAAGACCGTTCATGGTTCCGGGAGGGAAAATTTTACCTTCTATCGCGCTTGTTCTGTCTGCAATTGTATTAAGCGTATCCGCCTGGCAACATCCGATCTTGTTTGGGATCTTCGTTTTGATCTTAGGAAGCGGATTAGTTTGGGCAAGGTCCGCGATTTTTGCAAAATAA
- the ilvD gene encoding dihydroxy-acid dehydratase, producing MPHLRSRTSTHGRNMAGARALWRATGMKEGDFGKPIIAIANSFTQFVPGHVHLKDLGQMVAREVEKAGAVAKEFNTIAVDDGIAMGHGGMLYSLPSRDLIADSVEYMVNAHTADALICISNCDKITPGMLMAALRLNIPTIFVSGGPMEAGKVNWNGDIRKLDLVDAMVEAANENVPDELVEQIERSACPTCGSCSGMFTANSMNCLTEALGLSLPGNGSTLATHADRKQLFLTAGRLIVELAKRYYEQDDESVLPRNIATYEAFQNAMALDVAMGGSTNTVLHILAAAHEAGINFKMHDIDLISRKVPCVCKVAPATQKYHMEDVHRAGGVIGILSELDRAGLIHRDVPTVHSETLGKALEEWDIVRQKANSKAYALFSAAPGGVPTTEAFSQDKRWPELDLDRANGCIRDVEHAYSQDGGLAVLYGNIAPEGCIVKTAGVDESIWKFKGRARVMESQEEAVAKILGNEVVEGDVVVIRYEGPKGGPGMQEMLYPTSYLKSKGLGKACALLTDGRFSGGTSGLSIGHVSPEAAAGGVIGLVEEGDIIEIDIPDRSIHLRVSDADLSDRRDKMNDKGKEAWKPKSRKRTVSAALRAYAAMTTSAHTGAVRDVSQVEHL from the coding sequence ATGCCTCACTTAAGATCTCGTACTTCCACCCACGGACGCAATATGGCCGGAGCCAGAGCCCTCTGGAGAGCCACCGGTATGAAAGAAGGTGATTTCGGAAAACCGATCATCGCCATCGCAAACTCGTTCACTCAGTTCGTTCCAGGACATGTTCATTTAAAAGACCTAGGGCAAATGGTCGCAAGAGAAGTGGAGAAGGCGGGAGCCGTCGCAAAAGAATTTAATACCATCGCAGTGGATGATGGGATCGCCATGGGGCATGGCGGAATGTTATACTCTTTGCCAAGCCGTGACCTGATCGCCGACTCAGTAGAATATATGGTCAACGCTCATACTGCGGATGCACTTATCTGTATTTCCAACTGTGATAAGATCACACCAGGAATGCTCATGGCGGCGTTAAGACTGAATATACCAACGATTTTTGTTTCCGGCGGACCAATGGAAGCCGGGAAAGTAAATTGGAATGGAGACATTCGAAAATTGGATTTGGTCGACGCAATGGTAGAAGCCGCCAATGAAAATGTTCCAGACGAACTTGTAGAACAAATAGAACGTTCCGCTTGCCCTACTTGCGGATCTTGTTCCGGAATGTTCACTGCAAACTCAATGAACTGTCTTACGGAAGCATTAGGACTTTCTCTTCCAGGGAACGGTTCCACGTTAGCTACTCATGCGGATAGAAAACAACTCTTCTTAACCGCAGGAAGACTGATCGTTGAACTTGCAAAAAGATACTACGAACAAGATGATGAATCCGTTCTTCCTAGAAATATTGCGACTTATGAAGCCTTCCAAAACGCAATGGCATTGGATGTTGCGATGGGTGGATCCACAAACACTGTGCTCCATATTCTAGCGGCGGCTCACGAAGCCGGAATTAATTTCAAAATGCACGATATAGATCTGATCTCCAGAAAAGTTCCATGCGTTTGTAAAGTGGCACCTGCCACCCAAAAATATCATATGGAAGATGTTCATAGAGCTGGTGGGGTCATCGGTATACTTTCCGAATTGGACAGAGCAGGGCTCATTCATAGAGATGTGCCTACAGTTCACTCGGAAACATTAGGAAAAGCTTTAGAAGAATGGGACATCGTCCGTCAAAAAGCAAACTCCAAAGCATACGCATTATTTTCCGCGGCACCCGGTGGAGTTCCTACAACAGAAGCTTTCTCCCAAGACAAACGTTGGCCTGAATTGGACTTAGATAGAGCAAACGGATGTATCCGAGATGTAGAACATGCATATTCTCAAGATGGAGGACTTGCAGTTCTCTACGGAAACATCGCACCTGAAGGTTGTATCGTTAAGACCGCAGGGGTAGATGAGTCTATCTGGAAATTCAAAGGAAGAGCTAGAGTGATGGAAAGCCAAGAAGAAGCTGTGGCCAAAATCCTAGGCAACGAGGTGGTAGAAGGTGACGTAGTTGTAATCCGCTACGAAGGTCCAAAAGGTGGACCAGGGATGCAGGAAATGTTATACCCTACTTCTTATCTGAAATCCAAAGGTTTAGGAAAAGCATGCGCACTTCTGACCGATGGAAGATTTTCCGGAGGAACCTCCGGACTATCTATCGGGCATGTTTCTCCAGAAGCGGCGGCAGGCGGAGTCATCGGTTTAGTGGAAGAAGGTGATATCATAGAGATAGATATCCCAGACAGATCCATCCACTTAAGAGTGAGTGACGCGGATCTTTCCGATCGCAGAGATAAAATGAACGATAAAGGAAAAGAGGCTTGGAAACCTAAGTCCAGAAAAAGAACTGTTTCTGCTGCGTTAAGGGCCTATGCCGCGATGACTACTTCTGCGCATACAGGAGCGGTCAGAGATGTTAGCCAGGTAGAACATCTATAA
- a CDS encoding acyl-CoA dehydrogenase family protein yields the protein MATKAPTDSSAAKQALSKSSAIIEQVTKALAAKCSSNGKVSVSKMDQNQFVQYQIAWLTSEQKIAENFIDYAWNDSLGTGELEKLMAQVFAAEAVTHIRSEFTSRASEYGISTQELVSKLFDDATNKFLEESSAIENYNHIADLIASSGSFGAYGLSEDHEMFRQTFKQFAEEVVAPKAEHVHRHDDIVPEEIIQGLRDMGCFGLCIPETYGGLQPNDKADNISMLVVTEELSRGSLGIAGSLITRPEILSKALLKGGTDAQKEKWLPLIASGEKMGGIMVTEPNYGSDVAGVSVTAKKVDGGWSINGVKTWCTFAGYANLLLILVRTESDPELKHKGLSIVLAEKPSFTGHEFDYKQDGGGRISGKAIGTIGYRGMHSFEVSFEDYFVPEENLIGGEAGRGKGFYFQMEGFSGGRIQTAARANGVMQAALEAGLRYAQERQVFQKPIFDYNLTKYKIARMAMIVQASRQFTNTVAKLLDDHKGQMEATLIKFYASKVAEWVTREAMQIHGGMGYAEEYAVSRYFVDARVFSIFEGAEEVMALRVIAKSLMDQYSA from the coding sequence ATGGCAACGAAAGCTCCGACGGACTCTTCGGCGGCAAAACAGGCTTTAAGCAAGTCTTCAGCAATAATCGAACAAGTAACCAAGGCCTTAGCGGCCAAATGTAGCTCCAATGGAAAAGTTTCCGTTTCCAAAATGGACCAAAACCAATTCGTACAATACCAAATTGCTTGGTTGACCTCCGAACAAAAGATCGCAGAAAACTTTATCGACTACGCTTGGAACGATTCACTCGGAACAGGTGAGCTTGAAAAATTGATGGCTCAGGTTTTCGCTGCAGAAGCTGTTACCCATATCCGTTCCGAGTTCACTTCCAGAGCTTCCGAATACGGAATTTCAACCCAAGAATTAGTTTCTAAATTATTCGACGACGCTACTAACAAGTTCTTAGAAGAATCCAGTGCGATCGAAAATTATAATCATATTGCTGATCTAATCGCTTCTTCCGGAAGTTTTGGAGCTTATGGTTTGAGCGAAGACCACGAAATGTTCCGCCAGACTTTCAAACAGTTTGCGGAAGAAGTGGTAGCTCCTAAAGCAGAGCATGTTCACCGTCACGACGATATCGTTCCAGAAGAGATCATCCAAGGTTTAAGAGACATGGGATGTTTCGGTCTTTGTATTCCTGAAACTTACGGTGGATTACAACCGAACGATAAAGCGGATAATATTTCCATGCTAGTCGTAACCGAAGAACTTTCCAGAGGATCTTTGGGAATCGCAGGATCTTTAATCACTCGTCCTGAAATTCTTTCTAAAGCATTATTAAAAGGTGGAACCGACGCTCAAAAAGAGAAGTGGCTTCCTTTGATCGCTTCCGGAGAGAAGATGGGTGGTATCATGGTAACAGAACCTAATTACGGTTCAGACGTTGCCGGAGTTTCCGTAACTGCTAAAAAAGTGGACGGAGGCTGGTCTATCAATGGTGTTAAGACCTGGTGTACTTTTGCGGGTTATGCAAACCTTCTTCTTATCCTTGTAAGAACAGAAAGTGATCCTGAGTTAAAACACAAAGGTCTTTCTATCGTTCTTGCGGAGAAGCCAAGCTTTACCGGCCATGAATTCGATTATAAACAAGATGGCGGCGGAAGAATTTCCGGAAAAGCGATCGGAACTATCGGCTACCGCGGTATGCACTCTTTCGAAGTTTCTTTCGAGGACTATTTCGTTCCGGAAGAGAACCTGATCGGTGGAGAAGCAGGCAGAGGAAAAGGATTCTATTTCCAAATGGAAGGTTTTTCCGGCGGAAGAATCCAAACTGCAGCTCGCGCAAACGGCGTCATGCAAGCAGCTTTAGAAGCAGGTCTTCGTTACGCTCAAGAGAGACAAGTTTTCCAAAAACCTATCTTCGATTATAACTTAACCAAGTATAAGATCGCACGTATGGCGATGATCGTTCAGGCTTCTCGCCAGTTCACCAATACTGTAGCAAAACTTTTAGACGACCACAAAGGACAAATGGAAGCAACTTTGATCAAGTTCTACGCTTCTAAAGTTGCTGAATGGGTAACAAGAGAAGCTATGCAGATCCACGGAGGAATGGGATACGCGGAAGAATACGCGGTTTCTCGCTATTTCGTAGATGCTCGAGTATTCTCTATCTTTGAAGGAGCGGAAGAAGTGATGGCTCTTAGAGTAATTGCAAAATCTCTAATGGACCAATACTCAGCTTAA
- the mltG gene encoding endolytic transglycosylase MltG, with protein MIFKNTFVRRSVVLLGILILSGIVAFFVVDEIKGGAVGAGQVKVDIIVEPGDSPAEVTENLSKNGLLKSSKYFLFLIKATRSAGKIKAGLYEINDGMDARKVLQVITEGKVKLVTFTVPEGYNNRQIGDLLVKKNLIKTRADFLNAASRTELLREFKIPANNAEGYLFPETYSVPVNFPADKIARMMIKRFYVRLEKVPGAKELDPKKLHEIVVLASVVEREAKKNEERPLMAGVFLNRLKQDIPLESCATIQYLFDKPHPRIFEKDLKIVSPYNTYMNKGYPPGPISNPGQPSLEAALMPSKTEYLFFLLKPDGFHYFSKSFKEHAEAKKKYIDVLYE; from the coding sequence ATGATTTTTAAAAATACATTCGTGAGAAGGTCCGTTGTTTTATTAGGCATACTTATTCTTTCTGGGATTGTTGCCTTCTTCGTTGTGGATGAGATCAAAGGAGGAGCCGTAGGTGCGGGCCAGGTAAAGGTGGACATCATCGTAGAACCGGGCGATTCTCCTGCAGAAGTTACGGAAAATCTTTCCAAAAACGGATTATTAAAGTCTTCTAAATATTTCCTTTTTCTAATTAAAGCAACCAGGTCCGCGGGAAAGATCAAAGCTGGTTTGTATGAGATCAACGATGGAATGGACGCACGTAAGGTCCTGCAAGTGATCACGGAAGGAAAAGTAAAGCTCGTCACATTTACGGTTCCGGAAGGTTATAATAACCGCCAGATTGGTGACTTATTAGTTAAGAAAAACTTAATTAAGACCAGGGCAGACTTTTTGAATGCAGCTTCCAGAACGGAATTATTGAGAGAATTTAAAATTCCTGCAAATAATGCAGAAGGGTATCTGTTCCCCGAGACCTACAGCGTTCCTGTGAATTTTCCTGCTGATAAGATCGCTAGAATGATGATCAAAAGATTTTATGTTAGATTGGAGAAGGTTCCTGGCGCTAAGGAATTAGATCCTAAAAAACTACATGAGATCGTAGTTCTTGCATCTGTTGTGGAAAGAGAAGCCAAAAAAAATGAAGAAAGACCTTTGATGGCCGGTGTTTTCTTAAATCGTTTAAAACAAGATATTCCTTTGGAGTCTTGTGCTACTATTCAGTATCTTTTTGATAAACCACATCCTCGTATTTTCGAAAAGGATCTGAAGATTGTTTCTCCTTATAATACTTATATGAACAAAGGATATCCGCCTGGTCCAATTTCCAATCCAGGCCAACCTTCTTTGGAAGCAGCACTTATGCCGAGCAAGACAGAGTATCTATTCTTCTTATTAAAACCGGATGGATTTCATTACTTCTCTAAAAGTTTTAAAGAACATGCCGAAGCTAAGAAAAAGTACATCGACGTTCTTTACGAATAG